Genomic segment of bacterium:
AAACCTCCTCTCCAGGTACTGGACGATCATGGACAGGCTGAAGGTGAGGATAAGGTAAAGGGCCGCCACCGTGAAAAACACCTCGAAATAGTTGAATGTTGACGTCCCGATCTCCCTCCCGGCGCGGGTCAGCTCCACGAGGGCGATAACCCCCACCAGCGAGGAGTCCTTGATGAGGGAGATGAACTGGCCGGCAAGGGGCGGCAGGATCCGCTTGAACGCCTGGGGGAGAACGATGTAGCGCATGGCCAGGTAGTAGTTCATTCCCAGGGAACGGGCCGCCTCCATCTGACCCCGGTGGATCGACTGGATCCCGGCCCTGATGATCTCGGCGATGTAGGCGCCGGCGAAAAATGATAAGGCCAGCACTCCGGCCATGAAGCTGGACAGGGAAAACACCTGACCCACGAAAAAATAGAAGATGTAGATCTGGACCAGGAGAGGTGTCCCCCTGATGAGTTCGATGTAACCGATGGCCAGCCACTTGGGCGCGGGGTTCGAGGAGATCCGGGCAAGGCCGGTGACCAGACCGATAATGATCCCAAGGAAGATCGATATGAGGGAGATCTCGAGGGTCAGCAGCAGCCCTGTGAGGAGCAGCCCCGCTTTCCATCGGTCCCATTTGGCCAGAAGCTGTCCTGACTGGATCTCATCGTCAACCGTCAGGCTCACGAGGTCGG
This window contains:
- a CDS encoding amino acid ABC transporter permease encodes the protein MKELLHNDRFRNSISWLILAIILVGVVAGIIHTTNKVDYVWRWEQIPRYVIYRDVMEIVAEDDAIVTALDKIGSDTTIVVENRLGDEQYYTVPTDLVSLTVDDEIQSGQLLAKWDRWKAGLLLTGLLLTLEISLISIFLGIIIGLVTGLARISSNPAPKWLAIGYIELIRGTPLLVQIYIFYFFVGQVFSLSSFMAGVLALSFFAGAYIAEIIRAGIQSIHRGQMEAARSLGMNYYLAMRYIVLPQAFKRILPPLAGQFISLIKDSSLVGVIALVELTRAGREIGTSTFNYFEVFFTVAALYLILTFSLSMIVQYLERRFAASD